In Thauera aromatica K172, one DNA window encodes the following:
- the selD gene encoding selenide, water dikinase SelD, with amino-acid sequence MNEIKLTQFSHGGGCGCKIAPGVLSELLAKMPAGVVPPELLVGTDTADDAAVYKLNERQAIVATTDFFTPIVDNARDFGRIAATNALSDVYAMGATPILALAVVGMPLDKLPPEVIGEILQGGAEICRAAGIPIAGGHSIDVLEPIYGLVGLGVVDPARVRTNAGAHAGDVLILSKPLGIGILSAGLKKGRLSAHGYAEMLRWTTTLNRAGAHLAGIDGVHAVTDVTGFGLAGHLLEMCRGAGLGAALQFDRLPLIAEALALVQAGVATGASERNWASYGEAIDLADTAPEWQRKLLTDPQTSGGLLIACAPAAVDAVQAAIRAEQGEAGAVIGTMEAGPARVGIV; translated from the coding sequence ATGAATGAAATCAAACTGACCCAATTCTCCCACGGTGGCGGATGCGGCTGCAAAATCGCCCCGGGAGTGCTCTCCGAGCTGCTGGCAAAAATGCCGGCTGGAGTGGTGCCGCCCGAACTGCTGGTGGGAACCGATACCGCCGACGACGCGGCAGTGTACAAGCTCAACGAGCGCCAGGCGATCGTCGCCACCACCGACTTCTTCACCCCGATCGTGGACAACGCGCGCGACTTCGGCCGCATCGCCGCGACCAACGCCTTGTCCGACGTCTATGCGATGGGCGCCACACCGATCCTGGCGCTGGCCGTGGTGGGCATGCCGCTCGACAAACTGCCTCCCGAAGTCATCGGCGAAATCCTGCAGGGCGGCGCCGAAATCTGCCGCGCCGCCGGCATTCCGATCGCCGGCGGGCATTCGATCGACGTCCTCGAGCCGATCTACGGCCTGGTCGGGCTCGGTGTCGTCGACCCGGCCCGGGTCCGCACCAATGCCGGCGCCCACGCCGGAGACGTACTGATCCTGTCCAAGCCGCTCGGCATCGGCATCCTGTCGGCGGGGCTCAAGAAAGGCCGGCTCTCCGCCCACGGCTACGCCGAAATGCTGCGCTGGACGACGACGCTCAACCGTGCCGGCGCGCATCTGGCCGGTATCGACGGCGTCCATGCGGTGACCGACGTCACCGGCTTCGGCCTTGCCGGCCATCTGCTCGAGATGTGCCGCGGCGCCGGACTCGGCGCGGCGCTGCAGTTCGACCGCCTGCCGCTGATCGCGGAAGCGCTGGCGCTGGTTCAGGCCGGCGTCGCCACCGGCGCCTCGGAGCGGAACTGGGCGAGCTACGGCGAGGCCATCGATCTGGCGGACACCGCGCCCGAGTGGCAGCGCAAGCTGCTCACCGACCCGCAGACCTCGGGTGGCCTGCTGATCGCTTGCGCGCCGGCGGCGGTCGACGCGGTGCAGGCGGCGATCCGGGCCGAGCAGGGCGAAGCCGGTGCCGTGATCGGGACGATGGAGGCCGGCCCGGCGCGTGTCGGCATCGTCTGA
- a CDS encoding arylesterase: METSTLLRSITTFFFIVLFVGTAHAATILVWGDSLSAGYGLRHGEEWPALLQTRLQDEGFHHTVVNASVSGETSAGGRSRLPQALEQHRPEILILELGANDGLRGLRPQLLADNLKAMIADARKSGARVLLIGMQMPPNYGPAYTRRFAQTYADVARSEDVALVPFLLEGFAGRSELFLTDGIHPNAKAQALVLKTVWQGLEPLLEPLHTAKRRAGR; the protein is encoded by the coding sequence ATGGAGACTTCGACCTTGCTACGATCCATCACTACCTTCTTTTTCATCGTGTTGTTCGTCGGCACGGCCCACGCCGCAACGATCCTGGTGTGGGGCGACAGCCTGTCGGCCGGCTATGGTCTGCGCCACGGAGAGGAATGGCCAGCCTTGTTGCAGACGCGCCTGCAGGACGAAGGGTTCCACCACACGGTGGTCAACGCCAGCGTCTCGGGCGAAACCTCGGCCGGTGGACGCTCCCGCCTGCCGCAGGCCCTCGAGCAGCATCGGCCCGAAATCCTGATCCTCGAACTCGGCGCCAACGACGGCCTGCGCGGGCTGCGCCCGCAGTTGCTCGCCGACAACCTGAAAGCGATGATCGCCGATGCGCGGAAGAGTGGAGCCCGGGTCCTGCTGATCGGCATGCAGATGCCGCCGAACTACGGCCCGGCCTACACCCGGCGCTTCGCCCAGACCTATGCCGACGTTGCCCGGAGCGAAGACGTGGCCCTGGTCCCCTTTCTGCTGGAAGGCTTTGCCGGTCGGTCCGAGCTGTTCTTGACCGATGGCATCCACCCCAACGCCAAGGCCCAGGCGCTCGTCCTCAAAACGGTGTGGCAAGGGCTCGAGCCCCTGCTCGAGCCGCTGCACACCGCCAAGCGCAGGGCGGGCAGATAA
- a CDS encoding ABC transporter ATP-binding protein: MDRSKVEVSIPVVEVDGLCRQVELADGHGDLHILQDVGFAVAAGESVAVIGASGSGKSTLLGLLAGLDVPTAGTVRLDGIDLFALDEDARAALRGETIGFVFQSFQLLPALTALENVMLPLELAGAADAKAVAAQWLERVGLGGRLRHYPKHLSGGEQQRVALARAFAPGPRLLLADEPTGNLDAETGQAIIELIFALNREAGTTLILVTHDESLARRCKRVLRMNAGRLSETGVR, from the coding sequence ATGGATCGTAGCAAGGTCGAAGTCTCCATTCCGGTCGTCGAAGTCGATGGCCTGTGTCGACAGGTCGAACTGGCCGATGGTCACGGCGATCTGCACATTTTGCAGGATGTCGGTTTTGCCGTCGCGGCGGGCGAGTCGGTGGCGGTGATTGGCGCCTCGGGCTCGGGCAAATCGACGCTGCTGGGATTGCTCGCCGGGCTCGATGTTCCCACCGCCGGCACGGTGCGCCTGGACGGCATCGACCTGTTCGCGCTCGACGAGGATGCGCGCGCCGCGCTGCGCGGCGAGACGATCGGCTTCGTATTCCAGTCCTTCCAGCTGCTGCCCGCCCTGACCGCGCTGGAAAACGTGATGCTGCCGCTGGAGCTGGCCGGCGCGGCCGACGCGAAGGCGGTGGCGGCGCAGTGGCTGGAGCGGGTCGGGCTGGGAGGGCGGCTGCGCCACTACCCGAAGCACCTGTCCGGCGGCGAGCAGCAGCGCGTGGCGCTGGCGCGCGCCTTCGCCCCGGGCCCCCGGCTGCTGCTCGCCGACGAGCCGACCGGCAATCTCGATGCCGAAACCGGGCAGGCGATCATCGAACTGATCTTCGCCCTCAACCGTGAGGCGGGCACCACGCTGATCCTGGTGACGCACGACGAGTCGCTCGCGCGCCGCTGCAAGCGGGTGTTGAGAATGAACGCGGGGCGCCTGAGCGAGACGGGCGTGCGCTGA